A single region of the Brassica rapa cultivar Chiifu-401-42 chromosome A03, CAAS_Brap_v3.01, whole genome shotgun sequence genome encodes:
- the LOC103848175 gene encoding uncharacterized protein LOC103848175 isoform X3: MFSDDEKRHVSPHFDKSKISMARRRVTVIGLSFLLLAGTTMAARSDKETRERFYGNVVNSTAPGNGEGSIAKMFDRVLEKEFSENDQPEGSDGGASFNSSVADQQAEIETVAKVTHEKGKRNDTQENNGTRPFQLQDVFSLENEDSDDMTLIDKKNNVFVMSNKKSKYPILQVDLRLISDLVVIIVFAAIGGIVFSCLGQPVIVGYLLAGSIIGPGGLKFISEMVQVETVAQFGVVFLLFALGLEFSMTKLKVVGPVAVLGGLFQIVLLMFLCGVTALLCGARLSEGIFVGAFLSMSSTAVVVKFLVERNSTSSLHGQVTIGILIFQDCVVGLLFALLPVLGGNSGLLQGIISMGKLLLILSIYLTVASLLTWSFVPRFLKLMIKLSSQTNELYQLAAVAFCLLSAWCSDKLGLSLELGSFVAGVMLSTTEFAQHTLEQVEPIRNLFAALFLSSIGMLINVHFLWNHVDILLASVILVIVVKTAIAAIVVKAFRYNMKISFHVGVLLAQIGEFAFVLLSRASNLHVIEGKMYLLLLGTTALSLVTTPLLFKLIPSAMNLGVILRWFPSENSSPNEEKASMIEVHNRTN, encoded by the exons ATGTTCTCGGATGACGAAAAAAGACACGTTTCTCCTCACTTTGATAAATCT AAGATATCAATGGCGAGGAGGAGAGTCACAGTGATTGGATTATCGTTCCTGCTTTTAGCTGGTACGACGATGGCAGCGAGATCTGATAAGGAAACGAGAGAGCGCTTCTACGGCAACGTTGTGAACTCCACGGCTCCGGGAAACGGCGAAGGGAGTATCGCAAAAATGTTCGATCGAGTTCTCGAGAAAGAGTTCTCCGAAAACGATCAGCCTGAAG gaTCGGATGGAGGAGCCAGCTTTAACAGCAGTGTTGCTGATCAACAA GCTGAAATAGAGACTGTAGCCAAAGTTACGCATGAGAAGGGCAAACGAAATGATACTCAAGAAAACAA TGGTACGAGACCATTCCAACTTCAAGATGTGTTTTCCCTGGAAAATGAAGATTCTGATGATATGACTCTTATTGACAAAAAG AACAATGTTTTTGTAATGTCCAACAAAAAATCTAAGTATCCGATTCTTCAAGTAGACCTGAG aTTGATATCGGATCTAGTGGTGATTATTGTTTTTGCTGCCATTGGTGGCATTGTCTTCTCGTGTCTTGGACAACCG GTCATTGTTGGATATCTTCTGGCGGGGTCAATCATTGGGCCAGGAGGACTGAAATTCATCAGTGAAATGGTTCAg GTTGAAACTGTGGCCCAGTTTGGTGTTGTATTCCTCCTTTTTGCTTTGGGCTTGGAGTTCTCAATGACTAAG CTGAAAGTTGTTGGCCCAGTTGCTGTCCTTGGAGGACTTTTCCAAATCGTATTACTGATGTTTCTGTGTGGTGTGACTGCATTG TTATGTGGAGCAAGGTTGTCAGAGGGTATTTTTGTTGGTGCTTTTCTATCTATGTCATCAACTGCAGTG GTGGTAAAGTTTTTGGTGGAACGGAACAGTACAAGTTCTCTTCATGGTCAAGTCACGATAGGGATACTTATCTTTCAG GACTGTGTGGTTGGTTTATTATTCGCACTGCTTCCAGTTTTGGGTGGTAACAGTGGTTTACTACAAGGAATTATATCAATGGGAAAGCT GCTCCTGATATTGTCAATATATCTCACTGTTGCATCTCTACTAACGTGGTCATTTGTGCCTCGCTTTCTGAAGCTAATGATTAAGTTATCATCTCAA ACAAATGAACTTTACCAATTAGCTGCTGTGGCGTTCTGCTTACTATCTGCATGG TGCAGTGATAAGCTGGGTCTTAGTCTTGAGTTGGGATCATTTGTGGCTGGTGTTATGCTGTCCACAACTGAGTTTGCTCAACATACACTAGAGCAG GTGGAACCGATCCGTAATTTGTTTGCCGCTCTCTTCCTTTCAAGTATCGGTATGCTCATAAACGTGCACTTTCTATGGAACCACGTGGATATCCTTCTGGCATCTGTGATTCTAGTCATAGTTGTTAAGACAGCAATTGCAGCAATAGTGGTTAAGGCTTTTCGGTACAACATGAAGATATCCTTCCAT GTGGGGGTACTTCTTGCTCAGATTGGCGAGTTTGCCTTTGTTCTTCTAAGCCGAGCATCAAACCTACACGTTATCGAG GGGAAAATGTATCTCCTCCTATTGGGAACAACAGCTCTGAGTCTC GTGACGACTCCATTGTTGTTCAAGTTGATACCGAGTGCAATGAACCTGGGTGTCATCCTTCGATGGTTTCCTTCTGAGAATAGCTCCCCGAACGAG GAGAAAGCATCGATGATAGAAGTACATAACAGAACCAACTGA
- the LOC103848175 gene encoding uncharacterized protein LOC103848175 isoform X2 encodes MFSDDEKRHVSPHFDKSISMARRRVTVIGLSFLLLAGTTMAARSDKETRERFYGNVVNSTAPGNGEGSIAKMFDRVLEKEFSENDQPEGSDGGASFNSSVADQQAEIETVAKVTHEKGKRNDTQENNGTRPFQLQDVFSLENEDSDDMTLIDKKNNVFVMSNKKSKYPILQVDLRLISDLVVIIVFAAIGGIVFSCLGQPVIVGYLLAGSIIGPGGLKFISEMVQVETVAQFGVVFLLFALGLEFSMTKLKVVGPVAVLGGLFQIVLLMFLCGVTALLCGARLSEGIFVGAFLSMSSTAVVVKFLVERNSTSSLHGQVTIGILIFQDCVVGLLFALLPVLGGNSGLLQGIISMGKLLLILSIYLTVASLLTWSFVPRFLKLMIKLSSQTNELYQLAAVAFCLLSAWCSDKLGLSLELGSFVAGVMLSTTEFAQHTLEQVEPIRNLFAALFLSSIGMLINVHFLWNHVDILLASVILVIVVKTAIAAIVVKAFRYNMKISFHVGVLLAQIGEFAFVLLSRASNLHVIEGKMYLLLLGTTALSLVTTPLLFKLIPSAMNLGVILRWFPSENSSPNESMQEKASMIEVHNRTN; translated from the exons ATGTTCTCGGATGACGAAAAAAGACACGTTTCTCCTCACTTTGATAAATCT ATATCAATGGCGAGGAGGAGAGTCACAGTGATTGGATTATCGTTCCTGCTTTTAGCTGGTACGACGATGGCAGCGAGATCTGATAAGGAAACGAGAGAGCGCTTCTACGGCAACGTTGTGAACTCCACGGCTCCGGGAAACGGCGAAGGGAGTATCGCAAAAATGTTCGATCGAGTTCTCGAGAAAGAGTTCTCCGAAAACGATCAGCCTGAAG gaTCGGATGGAGGAGCCAGCTTTAACAGCAGTGTTGCTGATCAACAA GCTGAAATAGAGACTGTAGCCAAAGTTACGCATGAGAAGGGCAAACGAAATGATACTCAAGAAAACAA TGGTACGAGACCATTCCAACTTCAAGATGTGTTTTCCCTGGAAAATGAAGATTCTGATGATATGACTCTTATTGACAAAAAG AACAATGTTTTTGTAATGTCCAACAAAAAATCTAAGTATCCGATTCTTCAAGTAGACCTGAG aTTGATATCGGATCTAGTGGTGATTATTGTTTTTGCTGCCATTGGTGGCATTGTCTTCTCGTGTCTTGGACAACCG GTCATTGTTGGATATCTTCTGGCGGGGTCAATCATTGGGCCAGGAGGACTGAAATTCATCAGTGAAATGGTTCAg GTTGAAACTGTGGCCCAGTTTGGTGTTGTATTCCTCCTTTTTGCTTTGGGCTTGGAGTTCTCAATGACTAAG CTGAAAGTTGTTGGCCCAGTTGCTGTCCTTGGAGGACTTTTCCAAATCGTATTACTGATGTTTCTGTGTGGTGTGACTGCATTG TTATGTGGAGCAAGGTTGTCAGAGGGTATTTTTGTTGGTGCTTTTCTATCTATGTCATCAACTGCAGTG GTGGTAAAGTTTTTGGTGGAACGGAACAGTACAAGTTCTCTTCATGGTCAAGTCACGATAGGGATACTTATCTTTCAG GACTGTGTGGTTGGTTTATTATTCGCACTGCTTCCAGTTTTGGGTGGTAACAGTGGTTTACTACAAGGAATTATATCAATGGGAAAGCT GCTCCTGATATTGTCAATATATCTCACTGTTGCATCTCTACTAACGTGGTCATTTGTGCCTCGCTTTCTGAAGCTAATGATTAAGTTATCATCTCAA ACAAATGAACTTTACCAATTAGCTGCTGTGGCGTTCTGCTTACTATCTGCATGG TGCAGTGATAAGCTGGGTCTTAGTCTTGAGTTGGGATCATTTGTGGCTGGTGTTATGCTGTCCACAACTGAGTTTGCTCAACATACACTAGAGCAG GTGGAACCGATCCGTAATTTGTTTGCCGCTCTCTTCCTTTCAAGTATCGGTATGCTCATAAACGTGCACTTTCTATGGAACCACGTGGATATCCTTCTGGCATCTGTGATTCTAGTCATAGTTGTTAAGACAGCAATTGCAGCAATAGTGGTTAAGGCTTTTCGGTACAACATGAAGATATCCTTCCAT GTGGGGGTACTTCTTGCTCAGATTGGCGAGTTTGCCTTTGTTCTTCTAAGCCGAGCATCAAACCTACACGTTATCGAG GGGAAAATGTATCTCCTCCTATTGGGAACAACAGCTCTGAGTCTC GTGACGACTCCATTGTTGTTCAAGTTGATACCGAGTGCAATGAACCTGGGTGTCATCCTTCGATGGTTTCCTTCTGAGAATAGCTCCCCGAACGAG AGTATGCAGGAGAAAGCATCGATGATAGAAGTACATAACAGAACCAACTGA
- the LOC103848173 gene encoding CSC1-like protein At1g62320: protein MATLADIGVAAAINIITALILLLLFAILRIQPFNDRVYFPKWYLKGLRSSPLVNPGAFVSKIVNLDFRSYIRFLNWMPAALKMPESELIDHAGFDSAVYLRIYLIGLKIFVPVALLSWSILVPINWTSNGLQLAKLHDVKSSNIDKLSISNVERGSDRFWAHLMMEYAFTFWTCYVLLKEYENIASMRLAFLQSEERRADEFTVLVRNIPPDSHELVSDNVEQFFMVNHPDHYLMNQVVYDANKLAGLVAEKKKMQNWFDYYHLKYTRDKEQRPRVKLGFLGLWGKKVDAMDHFTAEIDKLNDQILEERKRVKKDEKGMMPAAFVLFKTRWGAAVCAQTQQTKNPTAWLTEWAPEAREVYWPNLAIPYVSFTVRRLVMHVAFFFLTFFFIIPIAFVQSLASIEGIKKSAPFLNPLVEKKFIKSVIQGFLPGIFLKLFLLFLPTILMIMSKFEGFVSISSLERRAAFRYYLFNLVNVFLGSIITGSAFEQLNSFLKQSADQIPRTVGVAIPIKATFFITYIMVDGWAGVAGEILRLKAFIIFHLKNLFLVKTEKDREEAMDPGQIDFYVNEPRIQLYFLLGLVYAPVTPVLLPFIIFFFGFAYLIFRHQIINVYNQKYESAAAYWPDVHGRIVSALIISQLLLIGLMSTKGKAQSTPFLVVLPILTFCFHRFCKDRYESVFVINPLQEAMIKDSMERAREPNLNLKRFLKNAYIHPVFKDKEYEDDLHEELIEDSDDENCVVVPTKHQSQLLHQKKTSLKETL, encoded by the exons ATGGCGACACTAGCAGATATTGGAGTAGCAGCTGCGATTAACATTATAACTGCTTTGATATTGCTTTTGCTATTTGCAATCTTGAGGATCCAACCATTCAATGATAGGGTTTATTTCCCCAAGTGGTACTTGAAAGGTCTTAGAAGCAGCCCTCTTGTGAACCCTGGTGCTTTCGTGAGCAAAATTGTGAACTTGGATTTTCGTTCTTACATTCGGTTCTTGAACTGGATGCCCGCTGCGCTAAAGATGCCAGAGTCTGAACTTATTGATCATGCTGGTTTTGATTCTGCTGTCTACTTGAGGATTTACTTGATTGG ACTTAAGATTTTTGTCCCAGTCGCATTACTTTCATGGTCGATTCTGGTTCCCATCAACTGGACAAGCAACGGCTTGCAGCTAGCAAAACTTCATGATGTAAAATCAAGCAATATCGATAAGCTTTCGATATCAAATGTCGAGCGTGGATCAGACAG GTTTTGGGCTCATCTGATGATGGAGTACGCATTTACATTCTGGACTTGCTATGTTCTATTGAAGGAATATGAGAACATAGCTTCAATGCGGTTAGCATTTCTCCAATCCGAGGAGCGACGTGCGGATGAATTCACG GTTCTGGTTAGGAATATACCACCGGACTCACACGAGTTAGTTAGTGACAACGTGGAGCAATTCTTTATGGTTAACCACCCGGACCATTATCTTATGAATCAG gtGGTATACGATGCAAATAAATTGGCTGGACTAGTagcagagaagaagaaaatgcagAACTGGTTTGATTATTACCATTTGAAGTATACAAGAGACAAGGAACAAAGGCCAAGGGTAAAG TTAGGCTTTCTCGGGCTATGGGGAAAGAAAGTAGATGCAATGGATCATTTCACAGCTGAGATCGATAAACTAAACGACCaa ATATTGGAAGAAAGGAAGAGAGTGAAGAAAGATGAGAAAGGTATGATGCCAGCAGCTTTTGTCTTGTTTAAAACGCGTTGGGGAGCTGCAGTTTGCGCGCAGACTCAACAGACAAAGAATCCAACCGCGTGGTTAACCGAATGGGCTCCCGAGGCAAGAGAAGTGTATTGGCCAAACCTTGCCATCCCTTACGTGTCTTTCACGGTAAGGAGACTTGTAATGCACGttgccttcttcttcctcactttcttcttcatcatcccaATCGCATTTGTACAATCCCTCGCAAGTATCGAAGGTATCAAAAAATCTGCTCCATTCCTAAATCCCCTCGTCGAAAA GAAGTTTATTAAATCGGTGATCCAAGGTTTTCTTCCGGGTATCTTCTTGAAGCTCTTTTTGTTATTTCTGCCAACGATTTTAATGATCATGTCGAAATTCGAAGGGTTTGTTTCGATCTCATCGTTAGAGAGAAGAGCGGCTTTCAGATATTATCTATTCAACCTTGTGAATGTTTTCCTCGGTAGCATAATCACCGGATCTGCATTTGAACAGCTAAATTCTTTCCTAAAACAATCTGCGGATCA GATTCCAAGGACGGTTGGAGTAGCGATTCCGATAAAAGCAACATtctttataacatatataatggTTGACGGTTGGGCAGGTGTGGCAGGAGAGATTCTTAGGCTTAAAGCATTTATCATTTTTCATTTGAAGAACTTGTTCTTGGTGAAAACCGAAAAAGATAGAGAAGAAGCAATGGATCCAGGACAGATTGATTTCTATGTAAACGAGCCTCGGATTCAACTCTACTTCCTCCTCGGCCTTGTCTACGCTCCTGTCACACCTGTTCTACTTcctttcatcatcttcttctttgggTTTGCTTACCTCATCTTCCGTCATCag ATCATAAATGTGTATAATCAAAAGTATGAGAGCGCGGCTGCGTATTGGCCAGACGTACATGGACGTATAGTATCGGCATTGATAATTTCACAATTACTTTTGATTGGTTTAATGAGCACAAAAGGAAAAGCTCAGTCCACGCCTTTCCTCGTCGTTCTACCGATTCTCACCTTCTGTTTTCACCGGTTTTGCAAAGACCGCTACGAATCAGTATTTGTCATCAACCCTTTGCAG GAAGCTATGATTAAGGATTCAATGGAACGAGCAAGAGAACCGAACTTGAATCTGAAAAGGTTTCTTAAAAACGCATATATTCATCCAGTTTTTAAAGACAAAGAGTACGAAGATGACCTGCATGAGGAATTAATCGAGGATTCGGACGACGAAAATTGTGTAGTTGTACCGACCAAACATCAGTCTCAAttattacaccaaaaaaaaacatctctcAAAGAAACACTGTGA
- the LOC103848175 gene encoding uncharacterized protein LOC103848175 isoform X1, with amino-acid sequence MFSDDEKRHVSPHFDKSKISMARRRVTVIGLSFLLLAGTTMAARSDKETRERFYGNVVNSTAPGNGEGSIAKMFDRVLEKEFSENDQPEGSDGGASFNSSVADQQAEIETVAKVTHEKGKRNDTQENNGTRPFQLQDVFSLENEDSDDMTLIDKKNNVFVMSNKKSKYPILQVDLRLISDLVVIIVFAAIGGIVFSCLGQPVIVGYLLAGSIIGPGGLKFISEMVQVETVAQFGVVFLLFALGLEFSMTKLKVVGPVAVLGGLFQIVLLMFLCGVTALLCGARLSEGIFVGAFLSMSSTAVVVKFLVERNSTSSLHGQVTIGILIFQDCVVGLLFALLPVLGGNSGLLQGIISMGKLLLILSIYLTVASLLTWSFVPRFLKLMIKLSSQTNELYQLAAVAFCLLSAWCSDKLGLSLELGSFVAGVMLSTTEFAQHTLEQVEPIRNLFAALFLSSIGMLINVHFLWNHVDILLASVILVIVVKTAIAAIVVKAFRYNMKISFHVGVLLAQIGEFAFVLLSRASNLHVIEGKMYLLLLGTTALSLVTTPLLFKLIPSAMNLGVILRWFPSENSSPNESMQEKASMIEVHNRTN; translated from the exons ATGTTCTCGGATGACGAAAAAAGACACGTTTCTCCTCACTTTGATAAATCT AAGATATCAATGGCGAGGAGGAGAGTCACAGTGATTGGATTATCGTTCCTGCTTTTAGCTGGTACGACGATGGCAGCGAGATCTGATAAGGAAACGAGAGAGCGCTTCTACGGCAACGTTGTGAACTCCACGGCTCCGGGAAACGGCGAAGGGAGTATCGCAAAAATGTTCGATCGAGTTCTCGAGAAAGAGTTCTCCGAAAACGATCAGCCTGAAG gaTCGGATGGAGGAGCCAGCTTTAACAGCAGTGTTGCTGATCAACAA GCTGAAATAGAGACTGTAGCCAAAGTTACGCATGAGAAGGGCAAACGAAATGATACTCAAGAAAACAA TGGTACGAGACCATTCCAACTTCAAGATGTGTTTTCCCTGGAAAATGAAGATTCTGATGATATGACTCTTATTGACAAAAAG AACAATGTTTTTGTAATGTCCAACAAAAAATCTAAGTATCCGATTCTTCAAGTAGACCTGAG aTTGATATCGGATCTAGTGGTGATTATTGTTTTTGCTGCCATTGGTGGCATTGTCTTCTCGTGTCTTGGACAACCG GTCATTGTTGGATATCTTCTGGCGGGGTCAATCATTGGGCCAGGAGGACTGAAATTCATCAGTGAAATGGTTCAg GTTGAAACTGTGGCCCAGTTTGGTGTTGTATTCCTCCTTTTTGCTTTGGGCTTGGAGTTCTCAATGACTAAG CTGAAAGTTGTTGGCCCAGTTGCTGTCCTTGGAGGACTTTTCCAAATCGTATTACTGATGTTTCTGTGTGGTGTGACTGCATTG TTATGTGGAGCAAGGTTGTCAGAGGGTATTTTTGTTGGTGCTTTTCTATCTATGTCATCAACTGCAGTG GTGGTAAAGTTTTTGGTGGAACGGAACAGTACAAGTTCTCTTCATGGTCAAGTCACGATAGGGATACTTATCTTTCAG GACTGTGTGGTTGGTTTATTATTCGCACTGCTTCCAGTTTTGGGTGGTAACAGTGGTTTACTACAAGGAATTATATCAATGGGAAAGCT GCTCCTGATATTGTCAATATATCTCACTGTTGCATCTCTACTAACGTGGTCATTTGTGCCTCGCTTTCTGAAGCTAATGATTAAGTTATCATCTCAA ACAAATGAACTTTACCAATTAGCTGCTGTGGCGTTCTGCTTACTATCTGCATGG TGCAGTGATAAGCTGGGTCTTAGTCTTGAGTTGGGATCATTTGTGGCTGGTGTTATGCTGTCCACAACTGAGTTTGCTCAACATACACTAGAGCAG GTGGAACCGATCCGTAATTTGTTTGCCGCTCTCTTCCTTTCAAGTATCGGTATGCTCATAAACGTGCACTTTCTATGGAACCACGTGGATATCCTTCTGGCATCTGTGATTCTAGTCATAGTTGTTAAGACAGCAATTGCAGCAATAGTGGTTAAGGCTTTTCGGTACAACATGAAGATATCCTTCCAT GTGGGGGTACTTCTTGCTCAGATTGGCGAGTTTGCCTTTGTTCTTCTAAGCCGAGCATCAAACCTACACGTTATCGAG GGGAAAATGTATCTCCTCCTATTGGGAACAACAGCTCTGAGTCTC GTGACGACTCCATTGTTGTTCAAGTTGATACCGAGTGCAATGAACCTGGGTGTCATCCTTCGATGGTTTCCTTCTGAGAATAGCTCCCCGAACGAG AGTATGCAGGAGAAAGCATCGATGATAGAAGTACATAACAGAACCAACTGA